In the Schistocerca gregaria isolate iqSchGreg1 chromosome 6, iqSchGreg1.2, whole genome shotgun sequence genome, one interval contains:
- the LOC126278444 gene encoding sugar transporter SWEET1-like: protein SISRTVVGTCASITTIGQFFSDVFICKDIVKKGSTENVADTPFIGGIAVSLLMYVYAKILNDPAMVSVNIAGITLNVCYLLCYYLYTHDKKSVLKHVWNSFLICAVFVAYAWWEDPDLIEHRFGIIVTVLLLLLIGSPLFSLGKIIRSKSSASLPFPLILSGTVISSEWLLYGIIIKNHFIQFPNAVALVLSAIQLSLFVIYPSKPKEKEEKK from the coding sequence tcaatttccaggactgtagttgGCACATGCGCTAGCATTACGACGATTGGACAGTTTTTTTCAGACGTATTTATTTGCAAGGACATAGTAAAAAAGGGATCAACAGAAAATGTGGCAGACACACCATTCATCGGCGGTATTGCAGTTTCTCTTCTTATGTATGTTTATGCAAAAATCTTGAATGATCCAGCAATGGTGTCAGTGAACATCGCTGGAATAACGCTCAATGTTTGCTACTTGCTGTGTTATTATTTATATACACATGATAAGAAATCTGTTCTGAAGCACGTATGGAATTCTTTTTTGATATGTGCTGTTTTTGTGGCGTATGCCTGGTGGGAAGATCCAGACTTAATTGAACATAGATTTGGAATAATTGTAACTGTGTTACTGCTGCTTCTTATTGGATCGCCACTTTTTTCACTTGGTAAAATCATAAGAAGTAAAAGCAGTGCTTCTCTACCGTTTCCGTTAATACTGTCAGGGACAGTAATTTCTTCAGAATGGCTTTTGTACGGGATCATAattaaaaatcatttcattcagttcCCGAATGCAGTTGCTCTCGTATTGAGTGCCATTCAGCTGTCACTCTTTGTGATTTATCCAAGTAaaccaaaagaaaaagaagaaaagaagtaa